A single region of the Dryobates pubescens isolate bDryPub1 chromosome 11, bDryPub1.pri, whole genome shotgun sequence genome encodes:
- the LOC104303671 gene encoding coagulation factor XIII B chain produces METIMKMRLKSCFFFLFMYLGKLIAEDKPCDLPRVENGQIAQYYYNFKRHYFPMRKGKKLSYSCMIGYTTEAGTQDGTIICTAKGWAPVPQCYKKCNKPLLENGFFYGTEIYFKIHEKLHYKCNLGYYTPSGSAEDTIQCRPEGWSSQPSCSKQIESCQVPDLHHGSYFTAQQELRPNETLLYKCEEGYQTAGGNTTEAAVCLAHGWSLTPNCTKITCSSLNGIAHGGFYPVKKIYEEGDVVHFFCEENYSISGFDLIQCYYFGWHPDPPVCDDVINKCPPPPLPPHAHILTFRRAYHHGDKVRIQCKSNFETRGSEEIQCEKGRWTSPPVCIGTMDEQESEAPAPSLEADAAGRTNKTYLSEDMKMQQGCPSPPVIKNGVVLGPLLASYSNGSSVEYGCQSYHYLDGPSAVYCHQGKWTEQPTCLEPCTLNIADMNSNNIELKWKQEELVFLHGDLIEFECKQGYSFLQTTVPSPGRTQCNRGRLQYPKCIMQAPKEKCDSPPSIANGALTLPPLTHYDNGSTVQYSCSDYHVLQGSERIYCSEGQWTSPPVCIEPCTLSEIEMEKNNLLLQGFYQNQAYFYHGDYIGFYCKRNHFGAESGTTLFQVQCKGGQLTYPRCVERGK; encoded by the exons ATAAACCTTGTGATTTGCCACGTGTAGAGAATGGACAGATTGCCCAGTACTATTATAATTTCAAAAGACACTACTTCCCTATGCGTAAGGGAAAGAAACTTTCCTATTCCTGTATGATTGGTTACACAACTGAAGCTGGGACTCAAGATGGGACAATAATTTGTACAGCGAAAGGATGGGCTCCAGTGCCACAATGCTACA AAAAATGTAACAAGCCTCTTCTGGAAAATGGTTTTTTTTATGGTACAGAAATCTACTTCAAAATACATGAGAAACTGCACTATAAATGTAACCTAGGCTACTACACTCCAAGTGGTAGTGCTGAAGATACAATACAATGTCGTCCAGAAGGATGGTCCTCCCAGCCAAGCTGTAGTAAACAAATTG AGTCATGTCAAGTACCAGACTTGCATCATGGCAGCTACTTCACAGCCCAGCAAGAGCTTCGACCGAATGAAACGCTGCTGTACAAGTGTGAGGAGGGATATCAGACTGCAGGAGGAAAcaccacagaagcagcagtgtgtCTAGCACATGGGTGGTCCCTTACTCCAAACTGCACTA AGATAACTTGCTCCTCTTTGAATGGAATAGCACATGGAGGTTTCTATCCAGTGAAGAAAATCTATGAAGAGGGAGATGTGGTTCACTTTTTCTGTGAGGAAAACTATTCTATCAGTGGATTTGACCTAATTCAGTGTTATTATTTTGGATGGCATCCAGACCCTCCAGTGTGTGATG atgtGATAAATAAATgccctcccccacctctccctcCTCATGCCCATATCCTCACATTCAGAAGAGCATATCATCATGGGGACAAAGTTCGTATACAGTGTAAAAGTAACTTCGAAACAAGAGGATCTGAGGAAATCCAGTGTGAAAAAGGGAGATGGACATCACCCCCTGTTTGCATTG GAACTATGGATGAACAGGAATCTGAGGCACCAGCACCATCACTTGAGGCAGATGCAGCaggaagaacaaacaaaacatatCTCAGTGAAGACATGA AAATGCAGCAAGGCTGTCCCTCTCCACCTGTGATTAAAAATGGTGTTGTTCTTGGTCCCTTATTGGCAAGTTATAGTAATGGTTCCTCAGTAGAGTATGGCTGCCAGAGTTACCATTATCTGGATGGACCTAGTGCTGTTTACTGCCACCAAGGAAAGTGGACAGAACAACCAACTTGCTTAG AACCATGCACTCTTAACATAGCTGATATGAACAGCAACAACATAGAGCTGAAATGGAAACAGGAAGAGTTAGTTTTTCTGCATGGTGATCTCATAGAGTTTGAATGCAAACAGGGATACAGCTTTCTCCAGACTACTGTTCCATCTCCTGGAAGGACACAGTGTAACCGTGGCAGGCTGCAGTACCCCAAATGCATTATGCAAG CCCCTAAAGAAAAATGTGACTCTCCACCTTCTATTGCGAATGGAGCTCTTACTCTCCCACCCTTGACCCATTATGACAATGGCTCTACAGTCCAATATAGTTGCTCTGACTATCATGTTCTGCAAGGATCTGAGAGAATTTACTGTTCTGAGGGACAGTGGACTTCACCACCTGTTTGTATTG AGCCATGCACTCTGTCAGAAATtgaaatggagaaaaataatttgctgCTCCAAGGCTTCTATCAGAATCAAGCTTACTTTTACCATGGGGATTATATTGGATTTTACTGTAAACGGAACCATTTTGGAGCAGAATCTGGGACAACTTTATTTCAAGTGCAGTGTAAGGGAGGCCAGCTGACATATCCAAGGTGTgttgaaagaggaaaataa